One window from the genome of Fibrobacter sp. UWB4 encodes:
- a CDS encoding Fic family protein, whose amino-acid sequence MHKFDYSFLKNGLLPANLVNTTSSIASLKTMASFRKESYQEIFTELESIAKVQSVKSSNAIEGIITSDDRIAQIVNQNSAPLNHDEAEIAGYRDALSLIHTGYSDIPFSVQSMLSLHRTLLAQVAQSRGGVFKNEDNVILEIDKSGMRKIRFAPVSAAETQKAMEQLELAYMDAAADDSISKLLLIPCVMLDFLCIHPFRNGNGRMSRLLSLLLLYKNDYDVGKYISYEEQINKDKSWYYESLRESSVNWHESRNDYFPFVQHFLSMLYQCYQELDKRFATVNSNKITKSSRIEATVLNSLLPISKSEICKILPDVSPTTVEYVLGKMLKSGVVTTVGAGRGTKYLKK is encoded by the coding sequence ATGCATAAATTTGATTATTCATTCCTGAAAAATGGGCTTTTGCCCGCAAATTTGGTCAATACGACGTCCTCTATTGCGTCGTTAAAGACGATGGCGTCGTTTCGCAAGGAATCCTATCAGGAAATTTTCACGGAACTTGAATCCATAGCCAAGGTCCAGTCCGTCAAGAGTTCAAATGCGATTGAGGGTATCATTACTAGCGATGATCGAATTGCACAAATCGTGAACCAGAACAGCGCTCCGCTTAATCACGATGAAGCCGAAATCGCTGGCTATCGTGATGCGCTTTCGCTTATCCATACCGGCTATAGTGATATTCCGTTTTCTGTGCAGAGCATGCTCTCGCTGCACCGGACTCTTCTCGCACAAGTCGCCCAAAGTCGCGGAGGCGTGTTCAAAAACGAAGACAACGTGATTCTGGAAATCGACAAGTCGGGAATGCGCAAGATTCGCTTTGCTCCAGTGAGTGCTGCTGAAACGCAAAAGGCGATGGAACAACTTGAACTTGCTTACATGGATGCTGCGGCTGATGACTCGATAAGCAAACTGTTGCTGATTCCATGCGTGATGCTTGATTTCCTGTGCATTCATCCATTTAGGAACGGAAACGGCAGAATGTCACGATTGCTCTCGCTACTTCTTTTGTACAAGAATGACTACGATGTCGGCAAGTACATTTCTTATGAAGAACAAATCAACAAGGATAAGTCGTGGTATTACGAATCGTTGCGGGAATCTTCCGTGAATTGGCACGAGAGTCGCAATGATTATTTCCCGTTCGTTCAGCATTTTTTAAGTATGCTTTATCAGTGCTATCAGGAATTGGATAAACGCTTTGCGACTGTAAATTCTAATAAGATCACCAAGTCTTCCCGCATCGAGGCAACTGTCTTGAATAGCCTTCTCCCGATATCGAAATCCGAGATATGCAAAATTCTTCCCGATGTCAGCCCGACTACCGTCGAATATGTTTTGGGAAAGATGCTGAAGAGCGGAGTCGTCACGACTGTCGGCGCCGGGCGCGGCACAAAGTATCTGAAGAAGTAA
- the purD gene encoding phosphoribosylamine--glycine ligase codes for MNILVVGSGGREHAIALAVKKSPLCDTLVCAPGNPGMANLGKCVPVDVADPKAIADLAVAEKIDLAVIGPEIPLVAGVVDEFRARGLRAFGPTAAAAALEGSKAFSKDIMKKYNVPTAAFETFTDLASAKKFLAEHPAPIVVKASGLAAGKGAIVCMTDKEANDAVEEMLGDKAVFGESGKTVVIEEFMDGEEASIFVVCDGKDYVILSSAQDHKRVFDDDKGPNTGGMGAYSPAPVVTDALLDEVKKTIIEPTLKGMAAEGKPYTGVLYVGIMVTAKGPKVVEYNCRLGDPECQIVLPLYDGDVLALFDAAEKGELAKLGAPKAPKGSSAIVVLASAGYPGSYEKGKVVTGIEEAEKNGAQVLHAGTKMVDGKLVTNGGRVFGVVGHGETLQAALDIAYEAAEKVQFEGKFYRKDIGKKGLARLAKK; via the coding sequence ATGAATATTCTCGTCGTTGGTAGCGGTGGTCGCGAACATGCCATCGCTCTTGCAGTCAAGAAGTCGCCGCTGTGCGACACTCTCGTGTGCGCTCCGGGCAACCCGGGCATGGCTAACCTCGGCAAGTGCGTACCGGTGGATGTGGCCGACCCGAAAGCCATTGCCGACCTCGCGGTTGCCGAAAAGATTGACCTCGCGGTCATCGGCCCCGAAATTCCGCTGGTCGCTGGCGTGGTGGATGAATTCCGCGCTCGCGGTCTCCGTGCTTTCGGCCCGACTGCGGCTGCTGCCGCGCTCGAAGGCTCCAAGGCCTTCAGCAAGGATATCATGAAGAAGTACAACGTGCCGACGGCAGCCTTCGAGACCTTCACCGATCTCGCCTCTGCCAAGAAGTTCCTTGCCGAACACCCGGCTCCGATCGTGGTGAAGGCGTCGGGCCTCGCTGCGGGCAAGGGCGCTATCGTCTGCATGACCGACAAGGAAGCGAACGACGCAGTCGAAGAAATGCTCGGCGACAAGGCGGTCTTCGGCGAATCTGGCAAGACGGTCGTGATCGAAGAATTCATGGACGGCGAAGAAGCTTCCATCTTCGTGGTTTGCGACGGCAAGGACTACGTGATTCTCTCCTCTGCCCAGGACCACAAGCGCGTCTTTGACGACGACAAGGGCCCGAACACGGGTGGCATGGGCGCTTACAGCCCGGCTCCGGTAGTCACGGACGCTCTCCTCGACGAAGTGAAGAAGACGATTATCGAACCGACCCTCAAGGGCATGGCCGCCGAAGGCAAGCCCTACACGGGCGTGCTTTACGTGGGCATCATGGTGACTGCGAAGGGCCCGAAGGTCGTGGAATACAACTGCCGCCTCGGCGACCCCGAATGCCAGATTGTGCTTCCGCTCTACGACGGCGACGTGCTCGCTCTGTTCGACGCTGCCGAAAAGGGCGAACTCGCCAAGCTCGGTGCCCCGAAGGCTCCGAAGGGCAGCTCCGCTATCGTCGTGCTTGCCAGCGCTGGTTATCCGGGCTCCTACGAAAAGGGCAAGGTCGTCACGGGTATCGAAGAAGCCGAAAAGAACGGCGCCCAGGTGCTCCATGCCGGTACCAAGATGGTGGACGGCAAGCTGGTCACGAACGGTGGCCGCGTGTTTGGCGTGGTGGGCCATGGCGAAACGCTCCAGGCTGCTCTCGACATCGCTTACGAAGCCGCCGAAAAGGTTCAGTTCGAAGGCAAGTTCTACCGCAAGGACATTGGCAAGAAGGGCCTTGCAAGACTCGCTAAGAAGTAG
- the purE gene encoding 5-(carboxyamino)imidazole ribonucleotide mutase produces MQINEVPNAKVGIVAGSKSDQETVDKITAVLDQFGITWEYNILSAHRTPNATAKYAREAAGRGLQVLIGVAGLAAALPGVLAGHTILPVIGLPCAGGPLNGVDALHSIVQMPPGIPVATVGIGNGKNAGFLAVHIVALSDASVREKLVAYRKGLGDIEG; encoded by the coding sequence ATGCAGATTAATGAAGTTCCGAATGCAAAGGTCGGTATCGTTGCGGGTAGCAAGTCCGACCAGGAAACTGTAGACAAAATCACCGCTGTGCTCGACCAGTTCGGCATCACGTGGGAATACAACATCCTCTCTGCACACCGCACCCCGAATGCGACCGCGAAGTATGCTCGCGAAGCCGCCGGGCGAGGCCTCCAGGTCCTCATCGGTGTGGCTGGCCTCGCTGCAGCCCTTCCGGGTGTGCTCGCAGGGCACACGATTCTTCCGGTGATTGGTCTGCCCTGCGCGGGCGGCCCGCTCAACGGCGTCGATGCACTGCACTCTATCGTGCAGATGCCCCCGGGAATCCCGGTGGCAACAGTCGGCATCGGCAACGGCAAGAATGCCGGTTTCCTCGCTGTCCACATCGTCGCCCTCTCTGACGCAAGCGTCCGCGAAAAGCTCGTTGCTTACCGCAAGGGCCTCGGGGATATCGAAGGCTAA
- a CDS encoding DUF3108 domain-containing protein has translation MFYRALKSVLLLAFTLSVSSMAAESSDSSSSVQSQSAANLDKLPQSSATLESQTPGVQPSSSASAPAKPLSKWQTLPEVNASWMNGERLEYELSWGFITAGYATLEVKPRKDGKVEFLTFATANKTVNKFYPVHDTVYTLVHKKGLMTDVFRKSLHEGTFHNKSLIRFNRDGKKAVLSDTVFKDPVKHYVKRSADTSVTIDGLEHSIMSAFYLVRTLPLKEGETSRFSAVSGKKRYELKVIIHKRETIKTDLGTFKTVKVEPVLDGDGIFNSSGRIFIWFTDDEKRLPVLMQCEIKLGSIKAELKKAK, from the coding sequence ATGTTTTACCGTGCTTTGAAAAGTGTTTTGTTGCTTGCGTTTACTTTGTCGGTTTCGTCTATGGCGGCGGAATCTTCGGATTCGTCTTCGTCTGTGCAGTCCCAAAGTGCGGCGAATCTCGACAAACTGCCTCAGTCTTCGGCGACTCTCGAATCGCAGACCCCAGGCGTTCAGCCGTCCTCAAGTGCTAGTGCGCCTGCAAAGCCTCTTTCCAAGTGGCAGACCCTTCCCGAAGTCAATGCCTCGTGGATGAATGGCGAACGTCTTGAATATGAACTCAGCTGGGGTTTTATTACGGCTGGCTACGCTACTCTCGAAGTCAAACCGCGCAAGGATGGCAAGGTCGAGTTCCTCACATTTGCAACCGCCAACAAGACGGTCAATAAATTTTACCCTGTCCATGATACCGTCTATACGCTTGTTCACAAGAAAGGCCTCATGACGGATGTATTCCGCAAGTCCCTTCACGAGGGTACTTTCCACAACAAGTCGCTTATTAGGTTTAATCGCGATGGCAAGAAGGCCGTTCTTTCCGATACGGTATTTAAGGACCCGGTCAAGCACTATGTCAAGCGCTCTGCAGATACGTCTGTGACGATTGATGGGCTTGAACACAGCATTATGTCGGCGTTTTATCTTGTGCGTACGCTTCCGCTTAAAGAGGGTGAAACATCTCGTTTTTCGGCGGTAAGCGGGAAAAAGCGCTATGAACTGAAGGTGATTATTCACAAACGAGAAACGATCAAAACGGATTTGGGCACGTTCAAGACCGTTAAAGTAGAACCTGTCCTGGATGGTGACGGCATTTTCAATTCCAGCGGTCGCATTTTCATCTGGTTTACTGACGATGAAAAGCGACTTCCAGTGCTCATGCAGTGCGAAATTAAGCTTGGTTCGATTAAGGCAGAGCTGAAAAAGGCTAAATAG
- the rimO gene encoding 30S ribosomal protein S12 methylthiotransferase RimO — MPTKKPKVFVVHLGCAKNQVDAENLVGEMLHAGFATCDTAGKADYILVNTCGFIEAAKEESINAILAQAKAKKAKQKLIVSGCLSGRYGEELMKELPEVDYWVGTYKPGELLKKMGIVAPQSCDAENLPRMNLGGFSHHAYLKIAEGCNRRCAYCAIPLIRGKQDSRSIEDIVAEAKDLEAQGVKEITLIAQDTTYFGREKGKKDGTLVELLRALLDNTSIPWIRMLYWYPMFVDDELLDLMAKEPRLVKYVDMPIQHASDKMLKYMKRNYRKKELVDLLHKIRERIPGVTLRSTVLVGFPGETHEDFEELMELLQDVQFDHLGGFVFSPEEGTPVMDMDLPAVDESDARARLEAVTDYQEELAAEYAENMIGKTVKIIIDQVAEESEYHFYGRTEGNSMENDDIVKVIEGDGDVGEFHNALVVDAEPHELVVKLID, encoded by the coding sequence ATGCCTACAAAAAAGCCCAAAGTCTTTGTCGTGCATCTCGGATGCGCCAAGAACCAGGTCGACGCAGAAAACCTCGTCGGCGAAATGCTCCATGCAGGTTTTGCAACCTGCGATACCGCCGGAAAGGCGGACTACATCCTCGTGAACACGTGCGGTTTTATCGAAGCCGCAAAGGAAGAATCCATCAATGCGATTCTTGCACAGGCCAAAGCAAAGAAGGCCAAGCAGAAACTGATTGTTTCGGGCTGCCTCAGCGGCCGCTATGGCGAAGAGCTGATGAAGGAACTGCCCGAAGTGGACTACTGGGTCGGCACGTACAAGCCAGGCGAACTTTTAAAGAAGATGGGCATTGTCGCACCGCAGAGCTGCGACGCCGAGAACCTCCCCCGCATGAACCTGGGCGGATTTTCGCACCATGCCTACCTGAAAATCGCGGAAGGATGCAACCGCCGTTGCGCCTACTGCGCCATCCCGCTCATTCGCGGCAAGCAGGATTCCCGCTCCATTGAAGACATCGTCGCAGAGGCAAAGGACCTCGAAGCCCAGGGCGTCAAGGAAATTACTTTGATCGCACAGGACACAACCTACTTTGGACGTGAAAAGGGCAAGAAGGACGGTACGCTTGTCGAACTTTTGCGCGCTCTCTTGGACAACACGAGCATCCCGTGGATCCGTATGCTCTATTGGTACCCGATGTTCGTGGACGATGAACTTCTGGACTTGATGGCCAAAGAACCGCGCCTCGTGAAGTACGTGGACATGCCGATCCAGCATGCAAGCGACAAGATGCTCAAGTACATGAAGCGCAATTACCGCAAAAAGGAACTTGTTGACCTTCTGCACAAGATCCGCGAACGCATCCCGGGCGTGACGCTCCGCAGCACCGTGCTCGTCGGGTTCCCCGGTGAAACGCACGAAGATTTCGAAGAGCTGATGGAACTTTTGCAGGATGTGCAATTTGACCACTTGGGCGGATTCGTGTTCAGCCCCGAAGAAGGAACCCCGGTGATGGACATGGACCTCCCCGCCGTGGACGAAAGCGATGCCCGCGCAAGGCTCGAAGCAGTCACGGACTACCAGGAAGAACTTGCCGCCGAATACGCCGAGAACATGATCGGAAAGACAGTCAAGATCATCATCGACCAGGTCGCCGAAGAAAGCGAATACCACTTCTACGGACGCACGGAAGGCAACTCGATGGAGAACGACGATATCGTGAAGGTCATCGAGGGCGATGGCGACGTGGGAGAGTTCCACAACGCACTCGTCGTGGATGCCGAACCGCACGAACTTGTGGTCAAATTGATAGACTAG
- a CDS encoding SPOR domain-containing protein codes for MKLQSVSLLGAFTLSIALLSACGSKEEQPAPQVEVKPVVEEPAPVQEAAPEPVQEEPALVPIQSLSEEKPAPVETPAPVSSVEQEASGPFVIQVSIQPSRKAANNVVSKLSDQGIKAYVAEVENPGELEGTFYRVRVGYFSTIANAQQFGKEVLAPQGYAGWVDNRKNDRIGQPGGSEDM; via the coding sequence ATGAAATTGCAATCGGTTTCTTTACTTGGGGCATTCACCCTTTCCATCGCCCTACTTTCTGCTTGCGGTAGCAAGGAAGAACAGCCTGCTCCACAAGTCGAGGTAAAACCCGTCGTCGAAGAACCCGCTCCAGTGCAAGAAGCGGCTCCAGAACCAGTCCAGGAAGAACCGGCACTCGTTCCGATCCAATCCCTTAGCGAAGAAAAGCCCGCTCCTGTCGAAACCCCAGCTCCGGTATCCAGCGTCGAACAAGAAGCCTCCGGCCCATTCGTAATCCAGGTAAGCATCCAGCCCTCCAGAAAAGCCGCCAACAACGTCGTGAGCAAGCTCTCCGACCAGGGCATCAAGGCATACGTCGCCGAAGTTGAAAACCCGGGAGAACTCGAAGGCACGTTCTACCGTGTACGCGTCGGGTATTTCTCCACGATTGCAAACGCCCAGCAGTTCGGCAAGGAAGTCCTCGCTCCGCAGGGTTATGCCGGATGGGTGGACAACCGCAAGAACGACCGCATCGGCCAGCCGGGCGGAAGCGAAGATATGTAA
- a CDS encoding S8 family serine peptidase, which translates to MNTKTLLVLSLAGVVSAQAGLADNHLDRLSPKAREFVEKYKAEKANKKINAQKRKVVLKSDILGRKSKKGQFRDSTVYMVEDEIEPKMEVTVTDLKVDNIDIEPISAFYSFNGDSKEEKFWLNGKTIDRKSFFKKTEDWEKRRAKKRKPLKKSYKAFLTPTEIEKKLKSSDAIYIESEELQVEPNYLTVTDYTRGYGYYTANYVTRDEALEISQLNFAHADGYKGNDVGVYYLEQGCARVSEIPDPSKHSTPGCSGTSDHATGVTGVLQLFAPNVNVYGYDYTVLNSHDGPADPSSFSPKIYIGTTSLGFYYNGQYRNNYEVIDAQYDNYVYETSVTEFVNAGNLKSESLQPEPTIHSPGKAANVITVGAVNPLPSTTPEGPAYFYLPYSNYINSNIGNTKPDIMNLTNFTDPIFPDAYGDIFNGTSASTPYSAAMGAVLMSKHPFFKGHPEMVKPVFLTSTLGNLIEDRDSDGGAVPGVPAFNLMASNKSFSGYWNRANYTSLFKDANGNNKTQNVLIDGLVAGEKYKLAVTWLMKGNTIKSLGKLPIKMEAHLFQNGTEFTSKSSYEYSSASMQEIREPYILHSFTVPASGKIILKLACTQNDAPDDQMIMGFHMSRVP; encoded by the coding sequence ATGAATACCAAGACTTTATTGGTACTTTCACTTGCTGGAGTAGTCTCTGCGCAAGCAGGTTTAGCAGACAATCATCTAGACCGCTTGTCCCCAAAAGCTAGGGAATTTGTTGAAAAATACAAAGCAGAAAAGGCTAATAAAAAAATCAACGCACAAAAGAGAAAAGTTGTCCTCAAGAGCGATATTCTCGGCCGCAAATCCAAAAAAGGTCAGTTCCGCGATTCCACCGTCTACATGGTTGAAGATGAAATCGAACCAAAAATGGAAGTCACCGTCACGGACTTGAAGGTGGACAACATTGATATCGAACCGATCAGCGCATTCTATTCCTTCAATGGCGATTCCAAGGAAGAAAAGTTCTGGCTGAACGGCAAGACAATCGACAGAAAGTCGTTCTTCAAGAAAACAGAAGACTGGGAAAAGCGCCGTGCAAAGAAGCGCAAGCCGCTCAAGAAATCTTACAAGGCTTTCTTGACTCCTACTGAAATCGAAAAGAAGCTCAAGTCTTCGGATGCAATCTACATCGAAAGCGAAGAATTGCAGGTCGAACCGAACTACCTCACCGTTACAGACTACACTCGTGGCTACGGCTATTACACCGCCAATTACGTAACGCGTGACGAAGCTCTCGAAATTTCCCAGCTCAACTTTGCACACGCTGACGGATACAAGGGAAATGACGTCGGCGTCTACTATCTGGAACAGGGTTGCGCAAGAGTAAGTGAAATTCCGGACCCGTCCAAGCACTCCACGCCGGGATGCTCCGGCACCAGCGACCACGCTACCGGCGTGACTGGCGTCCTCCAGCTTTTTGCACCGAACGTAAACGTCTACGGCTATGACTACACGGTCCTGAACAGCCACGATGGTCCTGCAGACCCGTCTTCGTTCAGCCCGAAGATCTACATTGGTACAACTTCCCTGGGCTTCTACTATAACGGCCAGTACCGCAATAACTACGAAGTCATCGACGCCCAGTACGACAACTACGTCTATGAAACCAGCGTTACCGAATTCGTGAACGCAGGTAACCTCAAGAGCGAAAGCTTGCAGCCCGAACCGACCATCCATTCCCCGGGCAAGGCAGCAAACGTCATTACTGTCGGCGCCGTGAACCCGCTTCCAAGTACAACTCCGGAAGGACCGGCCTATTTCTACTTGCCGTACAGCAACTACATCAACTCCAATATCGGCAATACGAAGCCCGATATCATGAACCTCACGAACTTCACAGACCCCATTTTCCCGGATGCATACGGCGACATCTTTAACGGAACGAGCGCATCGACACCGTATTCTGCAGCCATGGGCGCAGTCTTGATGAGCAAGCACCCGTTCTTCAAGGGTCACCCGGAAATGGTCAAGCCCGTATTCCTGACTTCTACTCTTGGCAACCTCATTGAAGACAGAGATTCCGATGGCGGTGCAGTTCCGGGCGTTCCGGCATTCAACCTCATGGCATCCAACAAGTCCTTCTCCGGCTACTGGAACCGAGCAAACTACACGTCTCTCTTCAAGGACGCTAACGGAAACAACAAGACGCAAAACGTCCTCATCGACGGTTTAGTGGCTGGTGAAAAGTACAAGCTCGCTGTGACATGGCTCATGAAGGGCAACACGATCAAGTCCTTGGGCAAGTTGCCGATCAAGATGGAAGCACACCTCTTCCAGAACGGTACCGAATTCACCTCCAAGTCCAGCTATGAATACTCTAGCGCATCCATGCAGGAAATCCGCGAACCGTACATTCTCCATTCGTTCACGGTTCCGGCATCCGGAAAGATCATTCTCAAGCTCGCTTGCACTCAGAACGACGCCCCGGACGATCAAATGATCATGGGCTTCCACATGTCGAGAGTTCCGTAA
- a CDS encoding SpoIIE family protein phosphatase produces MGFNMHGLAFKQSMMTLVGFSIVFATLFGVLSFKVQSELSTLLTEKGEEISLANVAIIEKLFEKGKKLGDEYAEVLGKEMLSGKDLDDFLTQAVFDARQTLPQVLAVVVAYEPGMAPKAKWHQEVMRLAQYSGNDIKLLKGKDYLEKTWYKSTKNLQKGLWQEPFIGDFIKEPIAIYTAPIYQKDAYGNTVFAGVLCVDMSIAFLKETVASIPVSNSGYVVVLSANNTVIAHPKNEIVFKESLSDLSGGMGVRTVTEFEKAVQSMKKGLFMGSTPDGKEAVIYFKAMDANGWTFMIVWPAHEYMESQRSLEKMFAWMSVAGYVVMLFLIFVISSRVSRPLKELAVAANKMGQGDFDVEIPHLSGRDEIAQFAWAFLNMRTSLKEHIEKQKDLDRIESELDFAKDIQLGFLSMTEKEENSEDSLHELTPFLQPAKEVGGDFYDFFKLDDGRLCVVVGDVSGKGVPAALFMMVSRIVLRTTARNLQSVVETFEKANYELAKRNRANMFVTVWMGFVDLQTGRIEFASAGHNPPVIRHKDGSVELAKSKAGVVMAAMENSRYKMQTLELAPGDTLFLYTDGVTEATNEHNELFGNDRLLDAVSLGGGRGTKEICRFVKRQIDAFTRNAPQFDDITMLAMEYKGGNDR; encoded by the coding sequence ATGGGCTTCAACATGCACGGGCTGGCGTTCAAACAGTCCATGATGACCCTGGTCGGTTTCAGCATCGTGTTTGCGACGCTGTTTGGGGTTCTCAGTTTTAAGGTGCAAAGCGAGCTTTCGACGTTGCTCACGGAAAAAGGCGAAGAGATCAGTCTTGCAAATGTCGCCATAATCGAAAAGCTTTTCGAAAAAGGCAAAAAGCTCGGCGATGAATATGCTGAAGTGCTTGGTAAGGAAATGCTTTCGGGCAAGGACCTTGATGACTTTCTGACGCAGGCGGTCTTTGACGCGCGGCAGACGCTTCCGCAGGTGCTGGCTGTTGTGGTTGCCTATGAACCGGGGATGGCGCCTAAGGCAAAATGGCATCAGGAAGTGATGCGGCTGGCCCAGTATTCGGGTAATGACATCAAGCTCTTGAAGGGGAAGGATTATCTGGAGAAAACTTGGTACAAAAGTACCAAGAACTTGCAGAAAGGGCTTTGGCAAGAACCTTTTATCGGAGACTTTATCAAGGAACCCATTGCAATTTATACGGCTCCGATTTACCAGAAAGATGCTTATGGAAACACCGTCTTTGCGGGTGTTCTCTGTGTTGATATGTCGATTGCCTTCCTTAAAGAAACGGTAGCCTCGATCCCGGTGTCGAATTCCGGGTATGTGGTCGTCCTGTCTGCAAATAATACTGTTATCGCGCACCCTAAGAACGAAATTGTTTTCAAGGAGAGCTTGTCCGATCTCTCGGGAGGGATGGGAGTTCGTACGGTCACGGAATTTGAGAAGGCTGTGCAGAGCATGAAAAAGGGGCTTTTCATGGGGAGCACACCCGATGGCAAAGAGGCGGTTATCTACTTCAAGGCGATGGATGCGAATGGATGGACGTTCATGATCGTGTGGCCCGCGCATGAATATATGGAAAGCCAGCGTTCCCTGGAAAAAATGTTCGCGTGGATGAGCGTTGCGGGCTATGTTGTGATGTTGTTTTTGATATTTGTAATTTCGTCCAGGGTGTCCCGCCCGCTCAAGGAGCTGGCTGTGGCTGCAAATAAAATGGGGCAGGGCGATTTCGATGTGGAAATTCCGCACCTCTCTGGCCGCGATGAAATTGCTCAGTTTGCGTGGGCGTTCCTGAACATGCGCACGTCGCTCAAGGAACATATCGAGAAACAGAAGGACTTGGACCGCATTGAAAGCGAGCTAGATTTCGCGAAGGATATTCAGCTTGGGTTCCTTTCGATGACGGAAAAAGAGGAAAATTCTGAGGACTCGCTCCATGAACTCACTCCGTTCCTGCAACCGGCGAAGGAGGTCGGTGGTGATTTTTATGATTTCTTCAAGCTGGATGATGGACGTTTGTGTGTAGTCGTGGGCGATGTGTCGGGCAAGGGAGTCCCGGCTGCGCTGTTTATGATGGTGTCGCGCATTGTGCTCCGTACGACGGCTAGAAACTTGCAGTCTGTTGTTGAAACTTTTGAGAAGGCTAATTACGAGTTGGCGAAACGTAACCGCGCGAACATGTTTGTAACCGTCTGGATGGGGTTTGTCGATTTGCAGACGGGGCGTATAGAGTTTGCATCGGCGGGGCATAATCCGCCGGTGATTCGCCATAAGGATGGCTCGGTTGAACTTGCGAAGAGCAAGGCGGGGGTCGTTATGGCGGCTATGGAAAACTCGCGCTACAAAATGCAGACGCTTGAGCTTGCCCCGGGCGATACACTGTTTCTCTATACCGATGGCGTGACCGAAGCGACCAACGAGCATAACGAGCTGTTCGGCAATGACCGGTTGCTTGATGCCGTTTCGCTTGGTGGCGGGCGGGGTACTAAAGAAATTTGTCGCTTTGTCAAACGCCAAATTGACGCTTTTACAAGAAATGCCCCGCAATTTGACGACATTACCATGCTGGCGATGGAATATAAAGGGGGTAATGACCGGTAA
- the rpsU gene encoding 30S ribosomal protein S21, producing the protein MIGVIVKSNEPFERALKRFTKSCEKNGIISDVKKRQRFEKPSEEKKRIETAARRKRLKEIADQNRKRLY; encoded by the coding sequence GTGATCGGCGTTATTGTTAAGTCCAACGAACCTTTCGAACGCGCACTCAAGCGTTTCACCAAGTCTTGCGAAAAGAATGGTATCATTTCCGACGTCAAGAAGCGTCAGCGTTTCGAAAAGCCCTCCGAAGAAAAGAAGCGTATTGAAACGGCTGCTCGTCGCAAGCGTCTCAAAGAGATTGCTGACCAGAACCGCAAGCGTCTCTACTAA
- a CDS encoding GatB/YqeY domain-containing protein, with amino-acid sequence MSCALLTQILDDIKTAMKAHDAETLGTLRTLHSDIKNEAMKSGATPAQITESITDAMCIDVLAKSVKQKQESIEILKKGGFLDKIPAEEAVIAIYRKYMPAEMTEDEVKALIAEIKAATGASSPKDMGKIMKELSPKVKGRFDSKRASALVQEALK; translated from the coding sequence ATGAGTTGTGCATTGCTTACCCAGATTCTCGACGACATCAAGACCGCCATGAAGGCTCACGATGCCGAAACTCTCGGAACTCTTCGTACGCTCCATTCTGACATCAAGAACGAAGCTATGAAGTCTGGTGCCACTCCGGCACAGATTACCGAAAGCATTACCGATGCCATGTGCATCGACGTTCTCGCCAAGAGCGTGAAGCAGAAGCAGGAATCCATCGAAATCCTCAAGAAGGGCGGATTCCTGGACAAGATCCCGGCCGAAGAAGCTGTCATTGCCATCTACCGCAAGTATATGCCGGCCGAGATGACCGAAGACGAAGTCAAGGCTCTCATCGCTGAAATCAAGGCTGCAACGGGCGCCTCTTCTCCGAAGGACATGGGAAAGATCATGAAGGAACTTTCCCCGAAGGTCAAGGGCCGCTTTGATTCCAAGCGCGCTTCTGCCCTCGTACAGGAAGCGTTGAAATAG